Proteins encoded by one window of Marixanthomonas sp. SCSIO 43207:
- a CDS encoding PspC domain-containing protein — translation MKKTVNINLAGTFFHIDEDAFGKLSRYLDAIKKSLTDPNGSDEIMRDIEARIAELFSEKIETKAQVISLKELDEVIAVMGQPEDYQVDEEMFDDTPPSQKAHKRKTSSRQQLFRDIDNKFISGVSSGLGHYLGVDAIWIRLLWIILTILSQGVFIIVYIVFWILVPAAVTTSDKLKMTGEPVNISNIERKFKEGYDTVADKVKNADYDKYGQKVKKGTSGFFDTVGKIILTLFTIFVKFLGLLLILISLSALVGLIISLFTLGTVGFWGTGEVMEYITMFDTTGTPIWITSLLTLFAVGIPFFVLFILGMKMLINNLKSIGTKAKITLLVVWFISLVILGVLGIRQATQRAYDGEEITETVLPVTRGETLKIKMRSDSQYEYDVNRQGGLELKYNENEERVIYSNDIRLIVRSTDDSVGKMVIERKAEGKSFLDAKKHAKAIQYNYSIENNTLLLDGFLITDVENKFQDQEVEVTLYLPEGSILIADKNTYSFHRNDSRYRDILDNGDEGKQLLILKEGVDCLDCDDEYEVLNTETFEEEAEANFSKDQPSSNKWEKDVNQDFEKKKRDTITNSQKVTDTINNQ, via the coding sequence ACCTTTTTTCATATTGATGAAGATGCCTTCGGGAAACTTTCACGATACCTCGATGCTATTAAAAAATCGCTTACAGACCCCAATGGGAGTGATGAGATTATGCGAGATATTGAAGCTCGTATCGCTGAACTTTTTTCTGAAAAAATTGAGACCAAAGCACAAGTAATTTCTTTAAAAGAACTTGATGAGGTAATTGCTGTAATGGGACAGCCAGAAGATTATCAAGTTGATGAAGAAATGTTTGATGATACACCACCTTCTCAAAAAGCACATAAAAGAAAAACATCTAGCAGGCAACAACTGTTTAGAGATATAGATAACAAATTTATCTCTGGTGTTTCTTCTGGTTTAGGTCATTACCTAGGCGTTGATGCCATCTGGATTCGGTTATTGTGGATTATTCTTACCATCTTATCACAAGGGGTATTCATTATAGTGTATATAGTTTTCTGGATTTTGGTTCCGGCAGCTGTTACTACTTCAGATAAATTAAAAATGACAGGAGAACCGGTAAACATATCCAATATTGAACGAAAGTTTAAGGAAGGATATGATACCGTTGCAGATAAAGTAAAAAATGCAGATTATGATAAATATGGACAAAAAGTAAAAAAAGGAACTTCGGGTTTTTTTGATACGGTAGGTAAAATTATACTTACACTCTTTACCATTTTTGTAAAGTTTTTGGGTCTTTTATTAATTTTAATTTCATTAAGTGCATTGGTAGGGCTAATCATTAGCTTATTTACATTGGGTACTGTAGGTTTTTGGGGTACAGGTGAAGTTATGGAGTACATCACAATGTTTGACACCACAGGAACGCCTATCTGGATTACCTCATTATTAACGCTATTTGCAGTAGGGATTCCGTTTTTTGTGCTTTTCATTTTAGGTATGAAAATGCTTATCAATAACTTAAAATCTATTGGTACCAAAGCAAAAATCACCCTTTTGGTTGTATGGTTTATCTCATTAGTAATATTAGGAGTGTTAGGAATTCGTCAAGCAACTCAACGTGCTTATGATGGCGAAGAAATTACCGAAACTGTACTTCCGGTAACTAGAGGTGAAACACTTAAAATTAAAATGAGATCAGATAGCCAGTATGAATATGATGTAAACCGTCAAGGAGGTTTAGAGTTAAAATACAACGAAAACGAAGAACGTGTAATTTATAGCAATGACATTCGGTTAATTGTTCGTTCTACAGATGATTCAGTAGGTAAAATGGTAATTGAACGCAAGGCGGAAGGGAAAAGTTTTCTAGATGCAAAAAAACACGCAAAAGCCATTCAGTACAATTATTCAATAGAAAATAACACCTTACTCTTAGATGGTTTTTTAATTACAGATGTTGAAAATAAATTTCAAGACCAAGAGGTTGAAGTTACATTATATCTACCAGAAGGGAGTATTTTAATAGCAGATAAAAACACGTATTCTTTCCATAGAAATGATTCAAGATATAGAGATATACTCGATAATGGCGATGAAGGTAAACAATTATTGATTTTAAAAGAAGGAGTAGATTGCTTAGACTGTGATGATGAATATGAAGTTTTGAACACCGAAACTTTTGAAGAAGAAGCAGAAGCAAACTTTTCTAAAGACCAACCATCGTCAAACAAATGGGAAAAAGATGTAAATCAAGATTTTGAAAAAAAGAAACGAGATACAATTACAAATTCACAAAAAGTTACAGACACAATCAATAACCAATAA
- a CDS encoding putative signal transducing protein — protein MSNNPEETTRIYTGPAMLAQALKSRLNDIKIEPIIKDDHQSGIVSGFAQGIPGQVRVFIRKDQLSDAQSVIDLFFEDIKEEK, from the coding sequence ATGAGTAATAATCCAGAAGAAACAACTCGAATTTATACGGGCCCGGCTATGTTAGCACAGGCATTAAAATCTAGGCTTAACGATATAAAAATTGAACCCATAATTAAAGACGATCATCAAAGTGGTATTGTTAGTGGGTTTGCACAAGGCATCCCAGGACAAGTACGAGTATTTATTAGAAAAGATCAATTATCTGATGCTCAGTCTGTAATCGATTTATTTTTTGAAGATATTAAAGAGGAAAAATAA
- a CDS encoding SDR family oxidoreductase, whose product MPKVVLITGGSSGIGKAIGTYLLSKNYIVYGTSRNPEKYVDTTKFPLLEMEVTQPETVKDSVAELLKKEGKIDVLINNAGVGITGPIEETPSDEIEKAFATNLYGPIHVIKAVLPSMRHQGDGTIINITSIAGYMGLPYRGIYSATKAALEITIEALRMEIKQFGIKMTNVAPGDFATNIAASRYHAPIEDSSPYKKAYGNTLKLMNEHVDAGEDPTKMAKVVHEIIETKNPKVHYKVGSFLQKFSVVLKKILPDKTYERMLLKHYNLK is encoded by the coding sequence ATGCCAAAGGTTGTATTAATAACAGGAGGATCTTCCGGAATAGGAAAAGCAATAGGAACCTATTTGCTTTCAAAAAATTATATTGTCTACGGTACTAGCCGTAATCCTGAAAAATATGTTGATACTACCAAGTTTCCTTTACTTGAAATGGAAGTCACTCAACCTGAGACGGTAAAAGATTCTGTAGCAGAACTATTAAAAAAAGAAGGAAAAATAGATGTTCTTATCAATAATGCCGGTGTAGGTATCACCGGACCTATTGAAGAAACACCCAGTGATGAGATAGAGAAAGCTTTTGCAACAAACCTTTACGGTCCCATTCACGTGATAAAAGCAGTTTTACCATCTATGCGCCATCAAGGTGATGGAACTATAATTAATATTACATCTATTGCCGGTTATATGGGGTTGCCGTATCGCGGTATTTATTCTGCAACAAAAGCTGCCTTAGAAATTACCATTGAAGCTCTTAGAATGGAGATTAAACAATTTGGTATAAAAATGACCAATGTTGCACCAGGTGATTTTGCAACTAATATTGCAGCAAGTCGCTATCACGCTCCCATTGAAGATAGTTCACCTTATAAAAAGGCCTACGGAAATACGTTAAAACTCATGAATGAACACGTAGATGCAGGTGAAGATCCTACAAAAATGGCAAAAGTTGTTCACGAAATTATCGAAACAAAAAACCCAAAAGTTCATTACAAGGTAGGTTCTTTTTTACAGAAATTTTCAGTGGTGCTAAAAAAAATACTTCCAGATAAAACCTATGAGCGTATGCTTTTAAAGCATTACAATCTTAAATAA
- the fsa gene encoding fructose-6-phosphate aldolase — MKFFIDTANLDQIREAQDLGVLDGVTTNPSLMAKEGITGRNNILKHYVDICNIVDGDVSAEVIATDFEGIVKEGEQLADLHEQIVVKVPMIKEGIKAIKYFTDKGIRTNCTLVFSAGQALLAAKAGATYVSPFIGRLDDISTDGLNLIAEIRLIYDNYGFDTEILAASVRHTMHVLECAKIGADVMTGPLSSIEGLLKHPLTDIGLEKFLADYKKGN; from the coding sequence ATGAAATTCTTTATTGATACTGCAAACTTAGATCAAATACGTGAAGCACAAGATTTGGGTGTTCTTGACGGTGTAACTACCAACCCTTCGTTGATGGCCAAAGAAGGAATCACCGGGCGTAATAATATTTTAAAACATTATGTAGATATCTGCAATATTGTAGATGGTGATGTTTCTGCAGAAGTGATTGCTACAGATTTTGAGGGTATAGTAAAAGAAGGAGAACAGTTGGCAGACCTTCACGAACAGATTGTTGTTAAGGTACCCATGATTAAAGAAGGCATCAAAGCTATCAAATATTTTACCGATAAAGGAATAAGAACTAATTGTACTTTGGTATTTTCTGCGGGACAGGCTTTATTGGCTGCAAAAGCAGGGGCTACCTATGTATCACCTTTTATTGGACGATTGGATGACATATCAACTGATGGGTTAAACCTTATTGCTGAAATACGTCTTATTTATGATAACTACGGTTTTGACACAGAAATATTGGCTGCTTCTGTGCGACATACTATGCATGTTCTTGAATGCGCAAAAATAGGTGCAGATGTAATGACCGGACCTTTATCTTCAATTGAGGGGCTTTTAAAACACCCACTTACAGATATTGGTCTCGAAAAGTTTTTGGCAGATTATAAAAAAGGAAACTAA
- a CDS encoding fasciclin domain-containing protein, with protein MNKFKTLIAVLVVTLIAGTSTSFAQDKKMKDKTIMVGGAAMYPTKNIVENAVNSKDHTTLVAAVKAAGLVETLQGDGPFTVFAPTNKAFDKLPEGTVSTLLKPENKKKLQTILTYHVVPGDIKAADIVKAIKKGNGQATFKTVSGGKLMAMMKGKNVILKDENGGMAKVTIANVSQSNGVIHVIDSVVLPK; from the coding sequence ATGAACAAATTTAAAACACTTATTGCAGTATTGGTAGTTACATTAATTGCTGGTACAAGTACATCTTTTGCACAAGATAAAAAAATGAAAGATAAAACAATAATGGTTGGGGGAGCTGCTATGTATCCTACAAAAAATATTGTAGAAAATGCTGTAAACTCAAAAGACCATACCACATTGGTTGCTGCTGTAAAAGCTGCTGGATTGGTAGAAACATTACAAGGTGATGGGCCATTTACAGTTTTTGCACCTACAAATAAAGCTTTTGATAAACTTCCTGAAGGAACAGTTTCAACTTTATTAAAGCCAGAAAACAAAAAGAAATTACAAACCATACTTACCTATCACGTAGTACCTGGTGATATAAAAGCAGCAGATATTGTAAAGGCTATCAAAAAAGGTAATGGACAAGCTACTTTTAAAACAGTGAGTGGTGGGAAATTAATGGCTATGATGAAAGGAAAAAATGTAATCTTAAAAGATGAAAACGGCGGTATGGCAAAAGTTACAATTGCAAATGTGAGCCAATCAAACGGTGTGATTCACGTTATCGATTCTGTTGTGCTTCCAAAATAA
- a CDS encoding peroxiredoxin family protein yields the protein MKAKLLLLLLLITVLACNDTNDTSSKATWLSGEIVNPKSDFVYITQNNKILDTVKLNSNNYFSYQIKDAKKGIYFFNHNEYQAVYVEPGDSILLRVNTMEFDESLSFSGRGGNQNNLLMKFFLLNEDEAPLLAKYNQLPPKEYETKIDSLKKGWEAIYKNYLDRNNPSDTFKKVAQANIEYIYNMRKELYTSAHLSIYEENEYPKGFFDYRKSLNYGSELLRTFYPYYRFLNYYTDNLAHNKIEGSKRFNRTSFSHNLEKIKILDSIITNDSLKNDLLKYNVRRYLLNAKNAEEEKQIVEVFNSLNTNPNHKAKINKLASATIKLTPNHTIPDLILVTTDNTLKNLQGIITKPSVIYFWSMKSNKHYKNVHQKVAELKSKYPEYNYIGINTDTHFKKWRNIVNQLGYNPANEYQFEDIDEAEKKLVLNSVHKTLIVDKNGKILEGNTNLLDQNIEELLLGYLNK from the coding sequence GTGAAGGCAAAGTTACTTTTACTTCTACTATTGATAACGGTTTTAGCGTGTAATGACACAAATGACACCTCTTCAAAAGCTACCTGGTTGAGTGGTGAAATTGTCAATCCCAAAAGCGATTTTGTTTATATTACTCAAAATAATAAAATACTAGATACGGTAAAGTTAAATTCAAACAACTACTTTTCTTACCAAATTAAGGACGCCAAAAAAGGTATTTACTTCTTTAACCATAACGAATATCAAGCAGTTTATGTTGAACCCGGCGACAGTATTTTGTTAAGAGTAAACACCATGGAGTTTGATGAATCACTTTCTTTTTCTGGAAGAGGTGGTAACCAAAATAACTTATTGATGAAGTTTTTTCTTCTTAATGAAGATGAAGCTCCATTACTTGCCAAGTATAATCAATTACCACCAAAAGAGTATGAAACCAAAATAGATTCGTTAAAAAAAGGATGGGAGGCTATTTATAAAAATTACTTAGACAGAAACAACCCTTCTGATACATTTAAAAAAGTAGCCCAAGCAAATATTGAGTATATATACAATATGAGAAAAGAGTTATATACTTCGGCTCATTTGTCTATTTATGAAGAAAATGAATATCCTAAAGGCTTTTTTGACTACCGTAAATCTTTAAACTACGGAAGTGAGTTGCTTCGTACTTTTTACCCTTATTACCGCTTTTTAAATTACTATACAGACAATCTAGCTCACAACAAAATAGAAGGTTCAAAACGTTTTAATAGAACATCATTTAGCCATAATCTAGAAAAAATTAAAATTCTAGATAGTATAATCACAAATGACTCATTAAAAAACGATCTTTTGAAATATAACGTAAGACGTTACCTTTTAAATGCCAAAAATGCTGAAGAAGAAAAACAAATAGTTGAAGTTTTTAATTCACTTAATACAAACCCTAATCATAAAGCTAAAATCAACAAACTGGCATCTGCTACAATTAAACTTACACCAAATCATACCATTCCAGATTTAATTTTGGTTACCACCGATAATACTTTAAAAAATTTACAAGGGATTATAACCAAACCTTCGGTAATCTATTTTTGGTCTATGAAATCTAATAAGCACTATAAGAATGTGCATCAAAAAGTAGCAGAACTGAAATCTAAGTATCCCGAATACAATTATATAGGAATAAACACCGATACACACTTTAAAAAGTGGCGTAATATTGTTAACCAATTAGGTTACAATCCAGCTAATGAATACCAATTTGAAGACATTGATGAAGCCGAAAAAAAACTAGTATTAAATTCTGTCCATAAAACGTTAATTGTTGATAAAAATGGTAAGATACTTGAAGGAAACACCAATCTACTCGATCAAAATATTGAAGAATTATTACTAGGCTACCTTAATAAATAA
- a CDS encoding LytTR family DNA-binding domain-containing protein yields MEVLIIEDEKPSARRLKRMLEKLDVVVTHTLHSVEESINWFSNNPQPELIFLDIQLSDGLSFEIFDTISITSSVIFTTAYDEYALQAFKLNSIDYLLKPIDQEELEKAVAKYKTFNPKPQQVQMNFEDIKKMLTNPVEREYKKRFTTKIGQHLKMISVDDIECFYSENKGTYAHTTEGRNYLLDTTLEQLETELAPETFFRVNRTFYININAIEDIISYTNSRLQLKLASYKEQDIIVARERVKDFKIWLE; encoded by the coding sequence ATGGAAGTATTAATTATTGAAGATGAAAAACCTTCGGCACGACGTTTAAAACGCATGTTGGAAAAACTAGACGTTGTTGTAACACACACACTACACAGTGTAGAAGAATCTATTAATTGGTTTTCAAATAATCCACAACCAGAATTAATATTTTTAGATATTCAATTAAGCGATGGGTTGTCTTTTGAAATTTTTGATACAATCTCCATAACGAGTTCGGTGATATTTACAACAGCTTATGATGAGTATGCTTTACAAGCTTTCAAGCTTAATAGTATAGATTATCTATTAAAACCCATTGATCAAGAAGAGCTTGAAAAAGCAGTGGCTAAGTATAAAACCTTTAACCCAAAGCCACAACAAGTACAGATGAACTTTGAAGACATAAAAAAAATGTTGACAAACCCGGTAGAACGAGAATATAAAAAACGTTTTACAACCAAAATTGGTCAACATCTTAAAATGATTTCAGTAGATGATATAGAGTGTTTTTATTCAGAAAATAAAGGAACGTATGCGCACACAACCGAAGGCAGAAACTACTTGCTTGACACAACCTTAGAGCAACTTGAAACCGAATTGGCACCCGAAACTTTTTTCAGAGTAAACCGCACATTTTATATTAACATTAATGCTATAGAAGATATTATTTCATATACCAATTCGCGATTACAATTAAAGCTCGCAAGCTATAAAGAACAAGATATTATAGTAGCAAGAGAGCGCGTAAAAGACTTTAAAATATGGCTAGAATAA
- a CDS encoding head GIN domain-containing protein, which produces MKPIQILFLVLAASLTTACQFDINLGQVNGNGNVVTEERPVSESFTAIRGSAGLDVFLEQGDEAKIVVEADENLLDIIETEIVEGKLKIGTKENIGRSKAKKVYVTYTSLNTIEASSGADVIANSVVKSENLTLDCSSGSDLEVDVFAKYVIAETSSGADLKVSGKATNLDASASSGSDLNAKDLLVINCTADVSSGADITVNVKEKLISETSSGGDVHYYGNPGNVSKNESKSGGGTHKM; this is translated from the coding sequence ATGAAACCAATACAAATTTTATTTTTAGTTCTGGCAGCAAGTCTTACCACCGCTTGTCAATTTGATATCAATCTTGGTCAAGTAAACGGAAACGGAAACGTAGTAACAGAAGAACGGCCAGTATCAGAATCATTTACTGCCATTCGAGGAAGTGCAGGTCTGGATGTTTTTTTAGAGCAAGGAGATGAAGCAAAAATAGTTGTAGAGGCCGATGAAAATCTGCTTGATATAATTGAAACCGAAATTGTTGAAGGAAAGCTTAAAATAGGAACCAAAGAAAATATTGGTCGTTCAAAAGCCAAAAAAGTGTATGTTACCTACACTTCGTTAAACACCATTGAAGCCAGTAGTGGTGCCGATGTTATTGCAAATTCAGTAGTGAAAAGTGAAAATTTAACACTCGATTGTAGTAGTGGTAGTGACCTAGAAGTAGACGTTTTTGCAAAATATGTCATTGCCGAGACTAGTAGTGGAGCCGATTTAAAAGTTTCAGGTAAAGCAACAAACCTAGATGCATCAGCCTCAAGCGGAAGCGACTTAAACGCCAAAGACTTGTTAGTAATCAATTGCACGGCAGATGTTTCAAGTGGAGCAGACATTACAGTTAATGTAAAAGAAAAACTCATTTCTGAAACTTCTAGCGGAGGCGATGTACATTATTATGGTAATCCCGGTAATGTTTCAAAAAACGAAAGTAAATCTGGAGGAGGCACACATAAAATGTAA
- a CDS encoding ABC-F family ATP-binding cassette domain-containing protein, whose translation MLSVSNLSVQFGKRVLFDEVSTQFVQGNCYGIIGANGAGKSTFLKILSGKQEPTSGHVHLEPEKRMSVLEQNHNAYDDYSVLETVIRGNKPLFEIKTQIDKLYADYTDENAEKIGELQVTFEEMNGWNADSDAAAMLSNLGIDESLHYSMMSDLDGKQKVRVLLAQALFGNPDVLIMDEPTNDLDYETITWLENFLANYDNCVIVVSHDRHFLDAVCTHISDIDFGKITHYSGNYTFWYESSQLAMRQRAQQNKKAEEKRKELQEFIQRFSANVAKSKQATSRKKMLEKLNVDTIKPSSRRYPAIIFEREREAGDQILQVDKLSASLDGETLFKDVHINLAKGDKVVLYSRDSRATTAFYEIINGNQEADSGDYKWGVTTLQSYLPLDNEAFFKNDLSLVDWLRQYAKTEEEREEVYIRGFLGKMLFSGEEALKKSNVLSGGEKVRCMLSRMMMMRANVLMLDEPTNHLDLESITAFNNSLKNFKGTVMLTTHDHEFAQTVGNRVIELTPNGVIDRYATFDEYMNDKKLKEQRDKMYAVEA comes from the coding sequence ATGCTTTCAGTTTCAAATTTATCAGTTCAATTTGGCAAGCGTGTTTTGTTTGACGAAGTAAGCACACAGTTTGTACAAGGTAACTGCTACGGAATTATAGGCGCCAATGGTGCGGGGAAATCTACATTTTTAAAAATCCTATCGGGCAAACAAGAACCAACGTCTGGTCATGTTCATTTAGAGCCAGAAAAGCGTATGTCTGTTTTAGAACAAAACCACAACGCATATGATGACTATTCTGTGCTTGAAACTGTAATAAGAGGTAACAAGCCTTTATTTGAAATCAAAACTCAAATAGACAAGCTTTATGCAGATTATACTGATGAAAACGCCGAAAAAATTGGAGAGTTACAAGTAACCTTTGAAGAAATGAATGGGTGGAATGCAGATAGTGATGCTGCAGCAATGCTTTCAAACTTAGGAATTGATGAAAGCTTGCATTATTCTATGATGAGCGACCTTGACGGTAAACAAAAAGTACGTGTTTTGTTGGCTCAAGCATTATTTGGTAATCCTGATGTATTGATTATGGATGAGCCAACTAACGACTTAGATTATGAGACAATAACTTGGCTTGAAAATTTCTTAGCAAATTATGATAATTGTGTCATTGTGGTATCTCACGACCGTCACTTTCTAGATGCAGTTTGTACTCATATAAGTGATATTGACTTCGGAAAAATAACACATTACAGCGGAAACTATACTTTCTGGTATGAAAGTAGCCAATTGGCTATGCGTCAACGTGCTCAACAAAACAAGAAGGCCGAAGAAAAACGTAAAGAATTACAAGAATTTATTCAACGCTTTAGTGCAAACGTTGCGAAGTCTAAACAAGCAACTTCTCGTAAAAAGATGCTTGAAAAATTAAATGTTGATACCATTAAGCCTTCAAGTAGAAGGTATCCTGCAATTATTTTTGAACGTGAGCGTGAAGCCGGTGATCAAATTTTACAAGTTGATAAATTATCTGCATCCTTAGATGGTGAAACACTTTTTAAAGATGTACATATTAACTTGGCAAAAGGTGATAAGGTTGTGTTATATTCTAGAGATTCAAGAGCTACCACAGCTTTTTATGAAATTATAAATGGCAATCAAGAGGCAGATTCTGGCGACTATAAATGGGGAGTTACAACCTTACAAAGTTATTTACCACTAGATAATGAAGCTTTTTTTAAAAATGACTTATCATTGGTAGATTGGTTGCGTCAATATGCCAAAACTGAAGAAGAACGTGAAGAAGTTTATATTCGTGGATTTTTAGGGAAAATGCTATTTAGTGGAGAAGAAGCATTGAAAAAATCAAATGTACTGTCTGGAGGTGAAAAAGTACGTTGTATGTTAAGCCGAATGATGATGATGCGGGCTAATGTATTAATGCTTGATGAGCCTACAAACCACTTAGACCTTGAATCTATTACTGCGTTCAACAATTCTTTAAAGAATTTTAAAGGAACTGTTATGTTAACTACTCACGACCACGAGTTTGCACAAACCGTTGGTAATCGTGTGATTGAATTGACACCAAACGGTGTGATTGATCGGTATGCTACCTTTGATGAGTATATGAATGATAAAAAGCTAAAAGAACAGCGTGACAAAATGTATGCTGTAGAAGCTTAA